One window of Scheffersomyces stipitis CBS 6054 chromosome 1, whole genome shotgun sequence genomic DNA carries:
- the YJQ3.2 gene encoding multidrug efflux protein, with protein sequence MTKSKSPQLQEEIVEIPEADPSSFGNDTSAILEHAAEEVYGALVEDTDDEDLDEDALWLREQRESNKSLHWLLRPTVLTMCFVALSYFTGMAIAEPGKSLAIYQLACNTVETDGVCDPVSTQILVSTLAQYQLVVGTSFALLASTKVGVLSDIYGRKPLIAGYIVANTLQRYFQYFLFAHYKELPFVMLVVGEGLVNFCGGLSSFGALMQAYISDVVEPHQRIYSIGLAMAAMQVGAAIGPIICNLIVSQIKDEVVAPIKGPQFHVMSISARADLRKKDIVPLQVELFVFTLLAIYLVFFFPESRSEKAKTKSRSNSVASGNSSGSGRLDAVAQLQTLEQPTLLNRVGHMLNLFRPLILLTYPASVVSSNNKSRHIRYRIAIISIVLVGSIVNAIVTGIGTILIQYGILKFNWDTQDLGYMLSLFSGSMTFMYIVGSPILIHTVLRKWCGLKVMKRQLDMVDFSVILFARVADIFAFVFMAMAKNTGQMLASLSLIALGAPAGPTISSALLKFYPASKAGEFFAAMSLLQNIFTLVFPLATLSLFKYGLKNGVPQLGFYLVAVACLVNSIVIIFVKKVLRLNRHSTDDQLVRSSSMISLPSSHLST encoded by the coding sequence ATGACAAAGTCTAAGTCTCCACAGTTGCAGGAGGAGATTGTCGAAATTCCGGAAGCGGACCCAAGCTCCTTTGGCAACGATACCAGTGCCATTTTGGAACatgctgctgaagaagtctaCGGAGCTTTGGTGGAAGACACagatgacgaagacttgGACGAGGATGCGCTCTGGTTGCGAGAACAGCGAGAATCCAACAAATCTTTGCATTGGTTATTGAGACCTACGGTGCTTACGATGTGTTTTGTTGCACTTCTGTATTTCACTGGTATGGCGATAGCTGAACCTGGTAAGCTGTTGGCGATTTACCAGTTGGCTTGTAATACTGTTGAGACCGACGGGGTGTGTGACCCAGTGTCCACCCAGATTCTAGTTTCTACACTTGCTCAATACCAGTTGGTAGTAGGAACATCGTTTGCCTTGTTGGCACTGACCAAAGTGGGTGTATTGTCGGATATATACGGCAGAAAGCCGCTTATAGCAGGATACATTGTTGCTAATACTTTACAACGTTATTTCCAGTACTTTCTCTTCGCCCATTACAAGGAATTGCCGTTCGTGATGTTAGTGGTCGGTGAAGGGTTGGTTAATTTCTGCGGTGGGTTGTCGTCGTTTGGTGCGTTGATGCAAGCATATATCTCggatgttgttgaaccTCACCAGAGAATTTATCTGATTGGTTTGGCTATGGCTGCAATGCAGGTCGGGGCAGCAATCGGACCCATTATCTGTAATCTCATAGTATCGCAGATTAAAGATGAAGTGGTTGCACCCATAAAAGGTCCTCAATTTCATGTCATGAGTATCAGTGCAAGGGCAGATTTGAGAAAAAAAGATATTGTTCCTTTGCAAGTTGAATTGTTTGTGTTCACTCTCTTGGCTATTTACTTGGTGTTCTTTTTCCCCGAATCCAGGAGCGAAAAGGCAAAGACCAAGTCTAGAAGTAACTCTGTGGCTTCTGGTAACTCTTCTGGTTCCGGAAGATTGGATGCAGTTGCACAATTGCAGACTTTGGAACAGCCTACTTTGCTCAATAGAGTTGGTCACATGTTAAACTTGTTTCGACCCTTAATCTTGTTGACGTACCCTGCCAGTGTGGTTAGTTCCAATAACAAGTCTAGGCATATTAGATACAGAATTGCCATCATTTCCATCGTGTTGGTTGGTAGTATTGTAAATGCTATTGTTACAGGAATCGGCACCATTCTTATCCAGTATGGTATTCTCAAATTCAACTGGGATACGCAGGACTTGGGCTACATGCTATCACTTTTCTCTGGTTCTATGACTTTCATGTATATTGTTGGATCTCCAATTCTTATCCACACTGTTTTGCGCAAATGGTGTGGCTTAAAAGTCATGAAACGTCAGCTTGATATGGTGGATTTTTCTGTGATTTTATTTGCGCGTGTAGCAGACATATTTGCCTTTGTCTTCATGGCCATGGCTAAGAACACTGGCCAGATGCTTGCATCCTTGTCACTTATTGCTCTTGGTGCACCTGCTGGACCTACAATTTCATCCGCTCTTCTTAAATTCTACCCTGCTTCCAAAGCTGGTGAATTCTTTGCAGCCATGTCGTTGTTGCAGAACATATTTACTCTTGTTTTTCCCTTGGCAACGTTGTCATTGTTTAAGTATGGGTTAAAGAATGGAGTTCCTCAGTTGGGATTCTACTTGGTGGCTGTGGCTTGTCTTGTCAATTCCATTGTGATCATTTTTGTCAAGAAAGTATTGCGTTTGAACAGACACTCTACAGACGATCAGTTGGTTAGAAGCAGCTCCATGATTTCATTGCCCAGTTCCCACTTGAGTACCTAA
- the MRP12 gene encoding putative mitochondrial 37S ribosomal protein MRPS12, whose amino-acid sequence MLRSLFSPMRLSSMLKPVTKNVSPVTNYMTSIRSNIPIASQLGNVFSHQKRYATLNQVKYGKQGFPNKPYVSKAPDLETAPFRKGVVLRVMILKPKKPNSALRKCCRVRLTNGNVISALIPGEGHNLQEHHIVLVRGGRVQDIPGVKYHLVRGAYDLAGVANRATSRSKYGVKKPKQ is encoded by the coding sequence ATGCTTAGATCCTTGTTCAGCCCCATGAGGTTGTCTTCCATGTTGAAGCCAGTGACCAAAAATGTGCTGCCTGTGACAAACTATATGACTTCCATTCGTTCCAATATTCCTATAGCTTCTCAGCTTGGCAATGTATTCAGTCATCAGAAAAGGTACGCTACACTCAACCAAGTTAAGTATGGAAAACAGGGCTTTCCAAACAAGCCTTATGTGAGTAAGGCTCCAGATTTGGAGACTGCTCCATTTAGAAAAGGTGTCGTTTTGCGTGTGATGATTCTCAAGCCTAAGAAGCCTAACTCGGCATTGAGAAAGTGTTGTAGAGTAAGATTGACTAATGGGAATGTAATTTCAGCTTTGATTCCAGGAGAGGGCCACAACTTGCAAGAGCATCACATTGTTTTGGTTCGTGGTGGAAGAGTACAAGATATTCCTGGTGTCAAGTACCATTTGGTGAGAGGTGCCTATGATTTGGCAGGCGTAGCCAATAGGGCCACTTCTAGATCAAAGTACGGTGTCAAGAAGCCAAAGCAGTAA
- the ACP2 gene encoding mitochondrial acyl carrier protein: MFRTSLLRNLRAPLISSSVTRKPLVQNVVALSQPLFVRNYSGFPPLTRELAKERILELLEGYDKVDASKEITEESSYVQDLGLDSLDVVEVVMELEHEFNIQIPDNEADSLKTVGQTIDYVLSQEDSV; this comes from the coding sequence ATGTTTAGAACATCCTTGTTGAGAAACTTGAGAGCTCCTTTAATTTCGAGCTCTGTCACCAGAAAGCCACTTGTCCAAAATGTCGTAGCTTTGAGCCAACCACTTTTTGTGAGAAACTATTCTGGCTTCCCACCTTTGACCAGAGAGTTGGCCAAGGAAAGAAtattggaattgttggaagGCTACGACAAGGTCGATGCCTCCAAGGAAATCACCGAAGAATCGTCTTATGTACAAGATTTGGGTTTGGATTCacttgatgttgttgaagttgtcatGGAACTCGAACATGAATTCAACATCCAAATCCCAGATAACGAGGCTGACAGCTTGAAAACCGTTGGTCAGACTATCGACTATGTTCTCTCACAAGAAGACTCTGTCTAG
- the CUL4 gene encoding cullin, ubiquitin ligase activity, protein MLDFGNLEASSSSLSTRDAGPSHLTPQFQRSSDSSDTNTSNTHKRIKPNFEPPTKPQVLESLQVAKSAAEEVIDLVLEGKPLKRSYYTYYKDIESICRYKHAEKSKLASLVFEKLDNAYKVVKQKTTSRNIRDNISDSEPYKWTNAFLAIIQDWKDKLSRLSKLFAYLDRGYLLPHATKKTILEYGLGVYVEDILANMKEDSKNEISELVLKRYLLQLRYDQSVLHIYSESSEAFTRTLMRLNFNNDYSLHKNLSDDIAEHYRSISRKWHNDPDYLDRVCSILKGEVDFFRDCGQSQEFLDTLYKSLKFVLIFYDHSEIFVEVLPGLLESENGPRQLQTLYKFCEQSLNDFALDSMPMFRTQWGAYVEKKVMEVIETSKTAGSGSNVLSLLVDIFVKYDTLSNSYLDEKFEFELRNYFKKGLNDRTNSSFIVYQLCKYCDSYFKGPSKKSSLPETFEEFKKNVLIIFKAIENKRDFTEIYQKDLSKRLLVSRNTNFDHEKELADSLLEVIGESDESVGLQVMFKDLNQSKDVYSSLIESTGIEFNPLVLEKKYWPDIPKMDTDITLPSELQLLLDQFTAKYTSSGERFKSQKLDWSNYTLHQLSINAEFESGTKELVVNLLQAVVILVFNDVNSYTFVELQQLTGMEPKLLKRVLGSVSSEKYAILSRDGDIYSFNSKFTDKSSRIKIPLSKDKDSMKISASVSESDTNRIISRNRTDELKGAIVKVMKEFKQLSVTELLNKAIEGVEKRGPVTLTELKKNIDDLVDSEYLRRVDRETLAYIP, encoded by the exons ATGTTGGATTTCGGAAACTTGGAGgcgtcttcgtcgtctttGTCAACCCGAGATGCCGGACCTTCCCATTTGACCCCACAATTCCAGCGCTCCTCAGATAGTCTGGACACAAATACCAGCAACACCCATAAGCGGATAAAACCGAACTTCGAGCCACCTACTAAACCACAAGTGCTCGAGCTGTTGCAGGTAGCCAAGTCAGCGGCCGAGGAGGTGATTGATCTTGTTTTAGAAGGGAAGCCTTTGAAAAGGAGCTACTATACCTACTACAAAGACATAGAATCCATCTGCAGATACAAACATGCTGAAAAGTCAAAATTAGCATCACTTGtgtttgaaaaattggacAATGCGTACAAAGTTGTCAAACAGAAGACT ACATCTCGCAATATTAGAGACAATATTTCAGACAGCGAACCCTATAAATGGACTAATGCGTTCTTGGCCATTATCCAAGATTGGAAAGATAAGCTCAGTCGATTAAGTAAACTTTTTGCCTATTTGGATCGAGGATATTTACTTCCACATGCTACTAAGAAGACAATCTTGGAGTATGGATTAGGTGTATATGTAGAGGATATACTTGCTAACATGAAAGAAGACAGCAAAAACGAGATATCCGAGTTGGTATTGAAGAGATATCTTCTACAGCTACGATACGATC AATCTGTGCTACACATTTATTCTGAGTCTCTGGAGGCTTTTACGCGTACATTAATGAggttgaacttcaacaacgactaTCTGCTCCACAAGAACCTTTCAGACGACATTGCTGAACATTACCGTAGCATCAGTAGGAAATGGCACAACGATCCTGACTATTTGGACAGAGTATGTTCCATTCTCAAAGGCGAAGTAGACTTCTTTCGAGACTGTGGCCAATCACAAGAGTTCCTCGATACTCTCTACAAGTCATTGAAGTTTGTGTTGATCTTTTATGACCATTCAGAGATATTTGTCGAGGTATTGCCTGGCTTGTTAGAGAGCGAAAATGGCCCGAGACAGCTTCAAACGTTGTACAAGTTCTGTGAGCAGTCGTTGAATGACTTTGCTCTAGATTCTATGCCAATGTTCAGAACCCAATGGGGAGCCTATGTAGAGAAAAAGGTGATGGAAGTGATAGAAACGTCCAAGACTGCGGGATCTGGGTCCAatgttctttctttgctAGTAGATATTTTTGTCAAGTATGACACTCTTTCTAACAGTTATTTGGATGAGAAGTTTGAGTTTGAGCTTAGAaactacttcaagaaaggATTGAACGATAGAACCAACAGTTCGTTCATTGTTTATCAGCTTTGTAAATATTGCGACTCATACTTCAAAGGACCATCCAAGAAGCTGAGCTTACCTGAGACGTTTGAggagttcaagaaaaatgttcttatcatcttcaaagCCATCGAGAACAAGAGAGATTTTACGGAAATCTACCAGAAGGACCTATCTAAGCGACTTTTGGTAAGTAGGAATACCAACTTCGACCATGAAAAAGAACTAGCAGACTCTCTCCTCGAAGTCATTGGCGAAAGTGATGAAAGTGTAGGACTCCAAGTTATGTTCAAAGACTTAAATCAGTCTAAGGATGTTTATTCTCTGTTGATTGAAAGTACTGGAATTGAATTCAATCCATTGgtgttggaaaagaagtattGGCCCGACATTCCGAAGATGGATACAGATATAACGCTTCCTTCCGAGCTTCAACTTTTGCTAGATCAATTCACCGCTAAATACACGTCGTCAGGTGAAAGATTCAAAAGCCAGAAATTGGACTGGTCCAACTACACATTGCACCAGCTTTCAATTAATGCAGAGTTTGAAAGTGGAACAAAAGAATTGGTTGTGAATCTACTTCAGGCGGTTGTTATATTGGTGTTTAACGACGTTAACAGCTATACTTTTGTCGAGCTTCAGCAATTGACTGGTATGGAACCCAAACTTCTTAAACGAGTCTTGGGATCCGTTTCTTCAGAGAAGTACGCGATTCTTTCGCGAGATGGGGATATCTATCtgttcaattccaaattcacAGATAAGTCGTCCCGAATCAAGATTCCACTTTCAAAAGATAAGGATTCGATGAAGATCTCCGCTTCTGTATCTGAGCTGGATACAAATCGCATTATTCTGCGAAACAGAACAGACGAGCTCAAGGGTGCCATTGTAAAGGTTATGAAGGAGTTCAAGCAGTTGAGTGTCacagagttgttgaacaaggcCATCGAAGGAGTGGAAAAGAGAGGACCAGTTACTTTGactgaattgaagaagaatatcgATGATTTGGTGGACAGCGAGTATTTACGCAGAGTCGACAGGGAAACGTTGGCATACATACCGTGA
- the ARC35 gene encoding Arp complex subunit: protein MLQIEQNNLLIQKTLSERVFDSADGFKSLDRIITDFDFTTYHISTLPDHKQLVLVSIYLKCWDDLNKYGVVEYLNGKYAEYAGPLAVLQGSDLEAGYNYSLVLDLAELAGKDDEFKQKVIDELSFLKRHAMAAPFEKAFARYDELAKTYANANTYSEEIQAELQNEKVLVIKYRGSDESIYIKPSFDRVTVIFSTVFQDETDKIFGRVFLQEFVDARKRSVQTAPQVLYSHKDAPLDIQNVVEGSKDDENKGYITFVLFPRHLVKGDRRDNCISHIQFFRNYFHYHIKCSKAYMHSRMRFRVKEFLKILNRAKPENVDDDGKAIENRKTASGRRFDIASR from the coding sequence ATGTTACAGATAGAGcagaacaacttgttgatccagaaaacGCTCAGCGAACGAGTCTTCGATTCTGCTGATGGTTTCAAACTGTTAGACAGAATCATCACCGACTTCGATTTCACCACCTATCACATTCTGACGCTTCCAGACCACAAGCAATTGGTGCTTGTTTCGATCTACTTGAAGTGCTGGgacgacttgaacaagtacGGCGTTGTAGAGTACTTAAACGGGAAATATGCCGAATATGCTGGCCCTCTTGCTGTTTTACAAGGCAGCGATCTTGAAGCTGGCTACAACTACTCGTTAGTGTTGGATCTTGCTGAATTGGCTGGTAAAGATGACGAGTTCAAACAGAAAGTTATCGACGAATTGTCATTTTTAAAGAGACACGCAATGGCAGCACCTTTTGAGAAAGCCTTTGCTCGTTACGATGAATTGGCTAAGACTTATGCCAATGCTAATACCTACTCCGAAGAGATCCAGGCAGAATTGCAAAACGAAAAGGTTCTTGTTATCAAGTACAGAGGCTCAGATGAAAGTATCTACATCAAGCCATCGTTTGACCGTGTCACTGTGATATTCCTGACGGTCTTTCAGGATGAAACAGACAAGATCTTTGGCAGAGTgttccttcaagaatttgttgaTGCCAGAAAGAGATCTGTCCAGACTGCTCCACAAGTTTTGTATTCACACAAGGATGCTCCGTTGGATATCCAAAATGTCGTAGAGGGCCTGAAAGACGACGAAAACAAAGGTTACATCACGTTTGTGTTGTTCCCAAGACATCTTGTTAAGGGAGACAGAAGAGACAACTGTATCTCCCacattcaattcttcagaaactactTCCACTACCATATTAAATGCTCTAAAGCATACATGCACTCGAGAATGAGATTCAGAGTCAAggagttcttgaagatcttgaataGAGCTAAGCCCGAGAACGTAGATGACGATGGTAAGGCTATTGAGAATAGAAAGACTGctagtggaagaagattcgACATTGCTTCAAGATAA
- the QCR10 gene encoding subunit of the ubiqunol-cytochrome c oxidoreductase complex, whose translation QYIRGPVYKSIKSFAGFNAQNVRAYVPDLILWGGAAGAGVAVFTEGWPLFQKVFYQKIPVFGNHWIYNPDPEDIPL comes from the coding sequence CAGTACATTAGAGGTCCAGTCTACAAGTCTATTAAGTCGTTTGCCGGCTTCAATGCTCAAAACGTCAGAGCCTACGTTCCAGACTTAATCCTCTGGGGTGGTGCTGCCGGTGCCGGTGTTGCTGTCTTTACTGAAGGCTGGCCATTGTTCCAAAAGGTTTTCTACCAAAAGATTCCAGTCTTTGGTAACCACTGGATCTACAACCCAGACCCAGAAGACATCCCATTGTAA